The following coding sequences are from one Sphaeramia orbicularis chromosome 11, fSphaOr1.1, whole genome shotgun sequence window:
- the zbtb22a gene encoding zinc finger and BTB domain-containing protein 22 isoform X1, which translates to MFCMNMDPACSASGSPAGLTVQVCFPGARAAVLDNLNRQREEGRLCDLSIQVQGQVFRAHRCVLAASSPYFHDQVLLKNVTTVSLPSVMDPVAFESVLSSAYTGQLSIVHDDIVNYVTVASFLQMWHIVDKCTEILKRPRPSADVTPGEAVATHPGTASRQQSPSSTDCLYIEREGRRKERKPDALPPLATWRRPQQQFPRWGRTRPSSAQHSADSQLDTLPGYAESEYTSCEEAWVSSHAKTSHFAHDGPGHNSRHHGALLSSEALRQKVRFQQRGAPQNTDRLPDKNRESGESDETQEKKKNEKREIEADEGVGEEEVDKKQGFAQMGHCADFHPVSNQNEEAEEAMGKANVEEMKEKVQRDLAGSNSSSDPPSCPPSEGLQGPSCPASARMQWAAGSWSQQEQRPQEGEAGSCSKDEDDEEEEEDVDFECFTEGTFSRDTYDEIEDGTGQVSQRPLVPVSPDFTMAGSEVNWPSTSVAQASSLTPTSSRHLSSSSAAFPPSSPPTPSSSSSVSLAGASYTGKVHFCHCGKAYTLKSMRDRHVKMQHLNLRPFGCPVCTKSFKMKHHLTKHLKTHGGLRPYECSLCGKKVIWRDSFLRHQARCERLASSSSANSNNTSTTAADIDGSYNYTFGEGEAFLAPGGPVKVEQVDFHGEMEDGMDGLLGSVSGIVDELRTQSQSLDTGSHVFKEEANESFS; encoded by the exons ATG TTTTGTATGAACATGGATCCGGCGTGCAGTGCTTCTGGCTCTCCAGCTGGTCTCACGGTCCAGGTTTGCTTCCCCGGTGCTCGAGCTGCCGTTCTGGACAACCTGAACCGGCAGCGGGAGGAGGGCCGGCTGTGTGACCTCTCCATCCAGGTTCAGGGTCAAGTGTTTAGGGCCCATCGCTGTGTCCTCGCTGCATCATCGCCTTACTTCCATGACCAG GTGTTACTGAAAAATGTCACAACAGTTTCCCTGCCTTCAGTTATGGACCCAGTGGCCTTTGAGAGTGTCTTGAGTTCTGCGTACACAGGCCAGCTGAGCATTGTGCATGACGACATTGTCAACTATGTCACTGTGGCCAGTTTCCTCCAGATGTGGCACAttgtggacaaatgcactgagatcCTAAAGAGGCCTCGTCCCTCAGCAGACGTCACCCCCGGAGAGGCGGTGGCAACTCATCCAGGTACTGCCTCCAGACAGCAATCCCCGAGCAGCACCGACTGTTTATATATAGAAAGAGAAGGTAGAAGGAAGGAGAGGAAGCCCGATGCTTTGCCTCCTTTAGCTACATGGAGACGCCCCCAGCAGCAGTTTCCAAGATGGGGTCGAACACGGCCCTCATCAGCGCAGCACTCAGCTGACTCTCAACTGGACACTCTCCCCGGCTATGCAGAGAGTGAGTACACCAGCTGTGAGGAGGCATGGGTTTCAAGTCATGCCAAAACGAGCCACTTTGCTCATGATGGACCTGGTCACAATAGCCGACACCATGGGGCGCTCCTTAGCAGTGAAGCATTAAGGCAGAAAGTCAGGTTTCAACAGCGGGGTGCACCGCAGAACACTGATAGATTACCTGATAAGAATAGAGAGAGTGGGGAGAGTGATGAGActcaagagaagaaaaagaatgaGAAGAGAGAGATCGAGGCAGACGAGGGAGTTGGGGAAGAGGAGGTGGACAAGAAACAAGGCTTTGCACAAATGGGACACTGTG CAGATTTCCACCCAGTTTCAAATCAGAACGAGGAAGCAGAAGAGGCCATGGGGAAGGCGAATGTGGAGGAGATGAAGGAAAAAGTGCAGAGGGATTTGGCAGGAAGTAATTCATCCTCAGATCCTCCCTCTTGTCCGCCAAGTGAAGGACTCCAGGGCCCCTCTTGTCCGGCTTCGGCTCGAATGCAGTGGGCGGCAGGTTCATGGTCTCAGCAGGAGCAGAGACCACAAGAAGGAGAGGCCGGCAGCTGCAGTAaagacgaagatgatgaagaagaggaggaggatgtggaCTTTGAGTGCTTCACAGAAGGCACTTTCAGCAGAGACACGTATGATGAGATCGAAGATGGCACAGGACAGGTTTCCCAGAGGCCTTTAGTTCCTGTATCTCCTGACTTCACCATGGCAGGTTCGGAGGTGAACTGGCCCTCCACTAGCGTCGCACAAGCCAGTTCCCTGACCCCCACCTCCAGTCGCCACTTGTCATCATCCTCTGCGGCCTTTCCTCCCTCTTCACCTCCCACTCCATCCTCATCATCGTCGGTGTCTCTCGCCGGTGCCAGCTACACAGGCAAAGTCCACTTCTGCCACTGCGGCAAAGCCTACACCCTGAAGAGCATGCGTGACCGACACGTGAAGATGCAGCACCTGAATCTGCGGCCGTTCGGCTGTCCAGTTTGCACAAAGTCCTTTAAGATGAAGCACCATCTCACCAAGCACCTTAAGACCCACGGCGGGCTGAGACCCTACGAGTGCAGCCTATGTGGGAAGAAAGTTATCTGGAGAGACAGTTTCCTCAGACACCAGGCCCGGTGTGAGAGACTGGCCTCCAGCTCCTCCgccaacagcaacaacacaagCACAACAGCAGCGGATATCGACGGCAGCTACAACTACACATTCGGTGAAGGTGAGGCTTTTCTCGCACCAGGAGGTCCGGTTAAAGTCGAGCAGGTGGACTTTCATGGGGAGATGGAGGATGGGATGGATGGGCTGTTGGGGAGTGTGTCTGGGATTGTGGATGAGTTGAGAACTCAGTCACAAAGTCTGGACACTGGGAGCCATGTTTTTAAAGAGGAGGCCAATGAGAGCTTTAGCTAA
- the mbpa gene encoding myelin basic protein isoform X4, with product MATASTSGQSTFGLGRKKKNPGLMDQITKFFGGDKKKRSKGSFRGHLASSPQQSSARRRTNENAVVHFFRSIVSSPRAESTKSPVRRRRDQSTLSRIFNLGDTKSRPPPKRWSTIF from the exons ATGGCTACAGCGAGCACCTCAGGGCAGAGCACCTTCGGGCTTGGGAGGAAAAAGAAGAACCCCGGCCTAATGGATCAGATTACTAAGTTTTTTGGTGGAGATAAAAAGAAAAGGAGCAAG GGGTCTTTTCGGGGTCATCTGGCCTCTTCACCCCAGCAATCCTCCGCTCGACGTCGGACCAATGAAAACGCTGTGGTGCATTTCTTCAGGAGCATT GTCTCGTCGCCACGTGCCGAGAGCACAAAGTCGCCGGTCAGACGACGCAGAGACCAAAGCACACTGTCCAGAATCTTCAACCTG GGAGACACCAAGTCCCGCCCACCCCCCAAACGCTGGAGCACCATCTTCTAA
- the mbpa gene encoding myelin basic protein isoform X1 — MATASTSGQSTFGLGRKKKNPGLMDQITKFFGGDKKKRSKGSFRGHLASSPQQSSARRRTNENAVVHFFRSIVASPRPKSRWRDVLGLVSSPRAESTKSPVRRRRDQSTLSRIFNLGDTKSRPPPKRWSTIF; from the exons ATGGCTACAGCGAGCACCTCAGGGCAGAGCACCTTCGGGCTTGGGAGGAAAAAGAAGAACCCCGGCCTAATGGATCAGATTACTAAGTTTTTTGGTGGAGATAAAAAGAAAAGGAGCAAG GGGTCTTTTCGGGGTCATCTGGCCTCTTCACCCCAGCAATCCTCCGCTCGACGTCGGACCAATGAAAACGCTGTGGTGCATTTCTTCAGGAGCATT GTTGCCTCTCCTCGTCCTAAATCCAGG TGGAGAGACGTCTTGGGCTTG GTCTCGTCGCCACGTGCCGAGAGCACAAAGTCGCCGGTCAGACGACGCAGAGACCAAAGCACACTGTCCAGAATCTTCAACCTG GGAGACACCAAGTCCCGCCCACCCCCCAAACGCTGGAGCACCATCTTCTAA
- the zbtb22a gene encoding zinc finger and BTB domain-containing protein 22 isoform X2 encodes MFCMNMDPACSASGSPAGLTVQVCFPGARAAVLDNLNRQREEGRLCDLSIQVQGQVFRAHRCVLAASSPYFHDQVLLKNVTTVSLPSVMDPVAFESVLSSAYTGQLSIVHDDIVNYVTVASFLQMWHIVDKCTEILKRPRPSADVTPGEAVATHPGTASRQQSPSSTDCLYIEREGRRKERKPDALPPLATWRRPQQQFPRWGRTRPSSAQHSADSQLDTLPGYAESEYTSCEEAWVSSHAKTSHFAHDGPGHNSRHHGALLSSEALRQKVRFQQRGAPQNTDRLPDKNRESGESDETQEKKKNEKREIEADEGVGEEEVDKKQGFAQMGHCDFHPVSNQNEEAEEAMGKANVEEMKEKVQRDLAGSNSSSDPPSCPPSEGLQGPSCPASARMQWAAGSWSQQEQRPQEGEAGSCSKDEDDEEEEEDVDFECFTEGTFSRDTYDEIEDGTGQVSQRPLVPVSPDFTMAGSEVNWPSTSVAQASSLTPTSSRHLSSSSAAFPPSSPPTPSSSSSVSLAGASYTGKVHFCHCGKAYTLKSMRDRHVKMQHLNLRPFGCPVCTKSFKMKHHLTKHLKTHGGLRPYECSLCGKKVIWRDSFLRHQARCERLASSSSANSNNTSTTAADIDGSYNYTFGEGEAFLAPGGPVKVEQVDFHGEMEDGMDGLLGSVSGIVDELRTQSQSLDTGSHVFKEEANESFS; translated from the exons ATG TTTTGTATGAACATGGATCCGGCGTGCAGTGCTTCTGGCTCTCCAGCTGGTCTCACGGTCCAGGTTTGCTTCCCCGGTGCTCGAGCTGCCGTTCTGGACAACCTGAACCGGCAGCGGGAGGAGGGCCGGCTGTGTGACCTCTCCATCCAGGTTCAGGGTCAAGTGTTTAGGGCCCATCGCTGTGTCCTCGCTGCATCATCGCCTTACTTCCATGACCAG GTGTTACTGAAAAATGTCACAACAGTTTCCCTGCCTTCAGTTATGGACCCAGTGGCCTTTGAGAGTGTCTTGAGTTCTGCGTACACAGGCCAGCTGAGCATTGTGCATGACGACATTGTCAACTATGTCACTGTGGCCAGTTTCCTCCAGATGTGGCACAttgtggacaaatgcactgagatcCTAAAGAGGCCTCGTCCCTCAGCAGACGTCACCCCCGGAGAGGCGGTGGCAACTCATCCAGGTACTGCCTCCAGACAGCAATCCCCGAGCAGCACCGACTGTTTATATATAGAAAGAGAAGGTAGAAGGAAGGAGAGGAAGCCCGATGCTTTGCCTCCTTTAGCTACATGGAGACGCCCCCAGCAGCAGTTTCCAAGATGGGGTCGAACACGGCCCTCATCAGCGCAGCACTCAGCTGACTCTCAACTGGACACTCTCCCCGGCTATGCAGAGAGTGAGTACACCAGCTGTGAGGAGGCATGGGTTTCAAGTCATGCCAAAACGAGCCACTTTGCTCATGATGGACCTGGTCACAATAGCCGACACCATGGGGCGCTCCTTAGCAGTGAAGCATTAAGGCAGAAAGTCAGGTTTCAACAGCGGGGTGCACCGCAGAACACTGATAGATTACCTGATAAGAATAGAGAGAGTGGGGAGAGTGATGAGActcaagagaagaaaaagaatgaGAAGAGAGAGATCGAGGCAGACGAGGGAGTTGGGGAAGAGGAGGTGGACAAGAAACAAGGCTTTGCACAAATGGGACACTGTG ATTTCCACCCAGTTTCAAATCAGAACGAGGAAGCAGAAGAGGCCATGGGGAAGGCGAATGTGGAGGAGATGAAGGAAAAAGTGCAGAGGGATTTGGCAGGAAGTAATTCATCCTCAGATCCTCCCTCTTGTCCGCCAAGTGAAGGACTCCAGGGCCCCTCTTGTCCGGCTTCGGCTCGAATGCAGTGGGCGGCAGGTTCATGGTCTCAGCAGGAGCAGAGACCACAAGAAGGAGAGGCCGGCAGCTGCAGTAaagacgaagatgatgaagaagaggaggaggatgtggaCTTTGAGTGCTTCACAGAAGGCACTTTCAGCAGAGACACGTATGATGAGATCGAAGATGGCACAGGACAGGTTTCCCAGAGGCCTTTAGTTCCTGTATCTCCTGACTTCACCATGGCAGGTTCGGAGGTGAACTGGCCCTCCACTAGCGTCGCACAAGCCAGTTCCCTGACCCCCACCTCCAGTCGCCACTTGTCATCATCCTCTGCGGCCTTTCCTCCCTCTTCACCTCCCACTCCATCCTCATCATCGTCGGTGTCTCTCGCCGGTGCCAGCTACACAGGCAAAGTCCACTTCTGCCACTGCGGCAAAGCCTACACCCTGAAGAGCATGCGTGACCGACACGTGAAGATGCAGCACCTGAATCTGCGGCCGTTCGGCTGTCCAGTTTGCACAAAGTCCTTTAAGATGAAGCACCATCTCACCAAGCACCTTAAGACCCACGGCGGGCTGAGACCCTACGAGTGCAGCCTATGTGGGAAGAAAGTTATCTGGAGAGACAGTTTCCTCAGACACCAGGCCCGGTGTGAGAGACTGGCCTCCAGCTCCTCCgccaacagcaacaacacaagCACAACAGCAGCGGATATCGACGGCAGCTACAACTACACATTCGGTGAAGGTGAGGCTTTTCTCGCACCAGGAGGTCCGGTTAAAGTCGAGCAGGTGGACTTTCATGGGGAGATGGAGGATGGGATGGATGGGCTGTTGGGGAGTGTGTCTGGGATTGTGGATGAGTTGAGAACTCAGTCACAAAGTCTGGACACTGGGAGCCATGTTTTTAAAGAGGAGGCCAATGAGAGCTTTAGCTAA
- the zbtb22a gene encoding zinc finger and BTB domain-containing protein 22 isoform X3 yields the protein MNMDPACSASGSPAGLTVQVCFPGARAAVLDNLNRQREEGRLCDLSIQVQGQVFRAHRCVLAASSPYFHDQVLLKNVTTVSLPSVMDPVAFESVLSSAYTGQLSIVHDDIVNYVTVASFLQMWHIVDKCTEILKRPRPSADVTPGEAVATHPGTASRQQSPSSTDCLYIEREGRRKERKPDALPPLATWRRPQQQFPRWGRTRPSSAQHSADSQLDTLPGYAESEYTSCEEAWVSSHAKTSHFAHDGPGHNSRHHGALLSSEALRQKVRFQQRGAPQNTDRLPDKNRESGESDETQEKKKNEKREIEADEGVGEEEVDKKQGFAQMGHCADFHPVSNQNEEAEEAMGKANVEEMKEKVQRDLAGSNSSSDPPSCPPSEGLQGPSCPASARMQWAAGSWSQQEQRPQEGEAGSCSKDEDDEEEEEDVDFECFTEGTFSRDTYDEIEDGTGQVSQRPLVPVSPDFTMAGSEVNWPSTSVAQASSLTPTSSRHLSSSSAAFPPSSPPTPSSSSSVSLAGASYTGKVHFCHCGKAYTLKSMRDRHVKMQHLNLRPFGCPVCTKSFKMKHHLTKHLKTHGGLRPYECSLCGKKVIWRDSFLRHQARCERLASSSSANSNNTSTTAADIDGSYNYTFGEGEAFLAPGGPVKVEQVDFHGEMEDGMDGLLGSVSGIVDELRTQSQSLDTGSHVFKEEANESFS from the exons ATGAACATGGATCCGGCGTGCAGTGCTTCTGGCTCTCCAGCTGGTCTCACGGTCCAGGTTTGCTTCCCCGGTGCTCGAGCTGCCGTTCTGGACAACCTGAACCGGCAGCGGGAGGAGGGCCGGCTGTGTGACCTCTCCATCCAGGTTCAGGGTCAAGTGTTTAGGGCCCATCGCTGTGTCCTCGCTGCATCATCGCCTTACTTCCATGACCAG GTGTTACTGAAAAATGTCACAACAGTTTCCCTGCCTTCAGTTATGGACCCAGTGGCCTTTGAGAGTGTCTTGAGTTCTGCGTACACAGGCCAGCTGAGCATTGTGCATGACGACATTGTCAACTATGTCACTGTGGCCAGTTTCCTCCAGATGTGGCACAttgtggacaaatgcactgagatcCTAAAGAGGCCTCGTCCCTCAGCAGACGTCACCCCCGGAGAGGCGGTGGCAACTCATCCAGGTACTGCCTCCAGACAGCAATCCCCGAGCAGCACCGACTGTTTATATATAGAAAGAGAAGGTAGAAGGAAGGAGAGGAAGCCCGATGCTTTGCCTCCTTTAGCTACATGGAGACGCCCCCAGCAGCAGTTTCCAAGATGGGGTCGAACACGGCCCTCATCAGCGCAGCACTCAGCTGACTCTCAACTGGACACTCTCCCCGGCTATGCAGAGAGTGAGTACACCAGCTGTGAGGAGGCATGGGTTTCAAGTCATGCCAAAACGAGCCACTTTGCTCATGATGGACCTGGTCACAATAGCCGACACCATGGGGCGCTCCTTAGCAGTGAAGCATTAAGGCAGAAAGTCAGGTTTCAACAGCGGGGTGCACCGCAGAACACTGATAGATTACCTGATAAGAATAGAGAGAGTGGGGAGAGTGATGAGActcaagagaagaaaaagaatgaGAAGAGAGAGATCGAGGCAGACGAGGGAGTTGGGGAAGAGGAGGTGGACAAGAAACAAGGCTTTGCACAAATGGGACACTGTG CAGATTTCCACCCAGTTTCAAATCAGAACGAGGAAGCAGAAGAGGCCATGGGGAAGGCGAATGTGGAGGAGATGAAGGAAAAAGTGCAGAGGGATTTGGCAGGAAGTAATTCATCCTCAGATCCTCCCTCTTGTCCGCCAAGTGAAGGACTCCAGGGCCCCTCTTGTCCGGCTTCGGCTCGAATGCAGTGGGCGGCAGGTTCATGGTCTCAGCAGGAGCAGAGACCACAAGAAGGAGAGGCCGGCAGCTGCAGTAaagacgaagatgatgaagaagaggaggaggatgtggaCTTTGAGTGCTTCACAGAAGGCACTTTCAGCAGAGACACGTATGATGAGATCGAAGATGGCACAGGACAGGTTTCCCAGAGGCCTTTAGTTCCTGTATCTCCTGACTTCACCATGGCAGGTTCGGAGGTGAACTGGCCCTCCACTAGCGTCGCACAAGCCAGTTCCCTGACCCCCACCTCCAGTCGCCACTTGTCATCATCCTCTGCGGCCTTTCCTCCCTCTTCACCTCCCACTCCATCCTCATCATCGTCGGTGTCTCTCGCCGGTGCCAGCTACACAGGCAAAGTCCACTTCTGCCACTGCGGCAAAGCCTACACCCTGAAGAGCATGCGTGACCGACACGTGAAGATGCAGCACCTGAATCTGCGGCCGTTCGGCTGTCCAGTTTGCACAAAGTCCTTTAAGATGAAGCACCATCTCACCAAGCACCTTAAGACCCACGGCGGGCTGAGACCCTACGAGTGCAGCCTATGTGGGAAGAAAGTTATCTGGAGAGACAGTTTCCTCAGACACCAGGCCCGGTGTGAGAGACTGGCCTCCAGCTCCTCCgccaacagcaacaacacaagCACAACAGCAGCGGATATCGACGGCAGCTACAACTACACATTCGGTGAAGGTGAGGCTTTTCTCGCACCAGGAGGTCCGGTTAAAGTCGAGCAGGTGGACTTTCATGGGGAGATGGAGGATGGGATGGATGGGCTGTTGGGGAGTGTGTCTGGGATTGTGGATGAGTTGAGAACTCAGTCACAAAGTCTGGACACTGGGAGCCATGTTTTTAAAGAGGAGGCCAATGAGAGCTTTAGCTAA
- the mbpa gene encoding myelin basic protein isoform X2 — protein MATASTSGQSTFGLGRKKKNPGLMDQITKFFGGDKKKRSKGSFRGHLASSPQQSSARRRTNENAVVHFFRSIVASPRPKSRVSSPRAESTKSPVRRRRDQSTLSRIFNLGDTKSRPPPKRWSTIF, from the exons ATGGCTACAGCGAGCACCTCAGGGCAGAGCACCTTCGGGCTTGGGAGGAAAAAGAAGAACCCCGGCCTAATGGATCAGATTACTAAGTTTTTTGGTGGAGATAAAAAGAAAAGGAGCAAG GGGTCTTTTCGGGGTCATCTGGCCTCTTCACCCCAGCAATCCTCCGCTCGACGTCGGACCAATGAAAACGCTGTGGTGCATTTCTTCAGGAGCATT GTTGCCTCTCCTCGTCCTAAATCCAGG GTCTCGTCGCCACGTGCCGAGAGCACAAAGTCGCCGGTCAGACGACGCAGAGACCAAAGCACACTGTCCAGAATCTTCAACCTG GGAGACACCAAGTCCCGCCCACCCCCCAAACGCTGGAGCACCATCTTCTAA
- the mbpa gene encoding myelin basic protein isoform X3 gives MATASTSGQSTFGLGRKKKNPGLMDQITKFFGGDKKKRSKGSFRGHLASSPQQSSARRRTNENAVVHFFRSIVASPRPKSRWRDVLGLVSSPRAESTKSPVRRRRDQSTLSRIFNL, from the exons ATGGCTACAGCGAGCACCTCAGGGCAGAGCACCTTCGGGCTTGGGAGGAAAAAGAAGAACCCCGGCCTAATGGATCAGATTACTAAGTTTTTTGGTGGAGATAAAAAGAAAAGGAGCAAG GGGTCTTTTCGGGGTCATCTGGCCTCTTCACCCCAGCAATCCTCCGCTCGACGTCGGACCAATGAAAACGCTGTGGTGCATTTCTTCAGGAGCATT GTTGCCTCTCCTCGTCCTAAATCCAGG TGGAGAGACGTCTTGGGCTTG GTCTCGTCGCCACGTGCCGAGAGCACAAAGTCGCCGGTCAGACGACGCAGAGACCAAAGCACACTGTCCAGAATCTTCAACCTG TGA
- the mbpa gene encoding myelin basic protein isoform X5 has product MATASTSGQSTFGLGRKKKNPGLMDQITKFFGGDKKKRSKGSFRGHLASSPQQSSARRRTNENAVVHFFRSIVASPRPKSRVSSPRAESTKSPVRRRRDQSTLSRIFNL; this is encoded by the exons ATGGCTACAGCGAGCACCTCAGGGCAGAGCACCTTCGGGCTTGGGAGGAAAAAGAAGAACCCCGGCCTAATGGATCAGATTACTAAGTTTTTTGGTGGAGATAAAAAGAAAAGGAGCAAG GGGTCTTTTCGGGGTCATCTGGCCTCTTCACCCCAGCAATCCTCCGCTCGACGTCGGACCAATGAAAACGCTGTGGTGCATTTCTTCAGGAGCATT GTTGCCTCTCCTCGTCCTAAATCCAGG GTCTCGTCGCCACGTGCCGAGAGCACAAAGTCGCCGGTCAGACGACGCAGAGACCAAAGCACACTGTCCAGAATCTTCAACCTG TGA